One part of the Dunckerocampus dactyliophorus isolate RoL2022-P2 chromosome 11, RoL_Ddac_1.1, whole genome shotgun sequence genome encodes these proteins:
- the LOC129189513 gene encoding androgen receptor-like isoform X2 yields the protein MTTKSLGGVYFFTSSSNASRVHNMDFRSSLSNLEENSRRRNEPDRFDTCACPSTAELSEAVSVSLGLDALSSPLHNHHGTGAAAFADCEPAVGQSSREVAAEYGVAGNMDTQGNNDNREDEFGDVCHGMQQVSCMDLLRSGEADSAQTVTRGSVISTFVCKESNLFANSEPPSQMDQLLPLKQYSAYSVSPNLYRDLPGVLCVNDCAYGGRAEPGRTGSDGHHLQCKYCNCGQAGVGCRQECRCVWHNKSEQSKGGMRAAAMAPAFGQVESYQSEHANGQPTYPSIKTEPPAWMDCTDRGFRPEDLFPGVYLSDRRVCQVCGDDASGCHYGAVTCGSCKVFFKRAAAGKQNHLCASRNDCTIDKLRRKNCASCRLKRCFMSGMSLKGRRLKGSGQTRSGEEEHPPAALRPGEIGERPGRRDVILKHGSAVARAQASQALVLSIPPTLRSCLSLLSVLQAIEPAVVNAGHDPALPDSSASLLTSLNELGERQLVTVVRWAKAMPGFRDLHVDDQMTVIQLSWMGVMVFALGWRSYTLTNSSMLYFAPDLVFNDQRMQVSSMYEHCVRMKVLSQRFCMLKVTQEEFLCMKALVLFSI from the exons ATGACCACAAAGTCCTTAGGAGGCGTCTATTTCTTCACTTCTTCATCGAACGCCTCGCGTGTGCACAACATGGATTTCCGCTCCAGTTTGTCCAATTTAGAAGAGAACTCCAGAAGAAGAAATGAGCCAGATCGCTTCGACACCTGTGCGTGTCCCAGCACAGCCGAGCTCAGCGAGGCAGTGTCTGTGTCTCTGGGCTTGGACGCGCTGTCCTCCCCGCTCCACAACCACCACGGCACCGGTGCTGCCGCTTTTGCAGACTGCGAGCCCGCTGTGGGTCAGAGTTCCCGGGAAGTGGCGGCGGAGTACGGCGTGGCTGGGAATATGGACACGCAAGGCAATAACGACAACAGAGAGGACGAGTTCGGAGACGTTTGCCATGGCATGCAGCAGGTGAGCTGCATGGACTTGCTGAGGTCCGGCGAAGCTGACAGCGCGCAGACAGTGACGCGCGGTTCGGTCATATCCACATTCGTCTGCAAAGAGTCCAACTTGTTTGCAAACTCGGAACCGCCCTCCCAAATGGACCAACTCTTACCACTCAAACAATATTCTGCTTACTCTGTCAGCCCCAACTTGTACAGAGACCTCCCGGGTGTATTGTGCGTAAATGACTGCGCATACGGTGGCCGAGCCGAGCCGGGGAGGACTGGATCAGATGGGCATCATTTGCAGTGTAAATATTGCAACTGTGGACAAGCAGGTGTTGGGTGCAGGCAGGAATGCCGCTGTGTCTGGCACAACAAGAGCGAGCAGAGTAAAGGAGGCATGCGAGCAGCAGCGATGGCACCAGCCTTTGGCCAAGTGGAAAGTTACCAAAGTGAACACGCTAACGGGCAGCCCACTTACCCATCCATCAAGACAGAACCGCCAGCCTGGATGGACTGCACAGATAGGGGGTTCAG gccTGAGGACCTGTTCCCAGGTGTGTACCTATCAGACAGGCGGGTGTGTCAGGTGTGTGGGGATGATGCCTCAGGCTGTCACTATGGAGCAGTCACCTGTGGCAGCTGCAAAGTATTCTTCAAGAGAGCAGCCGCTG GTAAACAGAACCACCTGTGTGCCAGCCGCAACGACTGCACCATCGACAAACTGAGGCGTAAAAACTGTGCCTCGTGTCGCTTGAAGCGCTGCTTCATGTCAGGAATGAGCCTCAAAG GTCGCAGGCTGAAGGGATCCGGCCAGACGAGGAGCGGGGAAGAGGAGCACCCTCCCGCTGCCTTGAGGCCTGGAGAAATAGGAGAGAGGCCAGGGAGGAGAGATGTGATCTTAAAGCATGGAAGTGCAGTTGCCAGGGCTCAAG CATCCCAGGCTCTGGTGCTAAGCATCCCCCCGACTCTACGCTCCTGCCTATCCCTGCTCAGCGTGCTCCAGGCCATCGAGCCCGCTGTCGTCAACGCAGGGCACGACCCGGCCCTTCCAGACAGCTCCGCCTCCCTGCTAACTAGCCTCAACGAGCTTGGAGAGAGACAACTTGTAACAGTGGTACGCTGGGCCAAAGCCATGCCAG GCTTCCGTGACCTGCATGTGGATGACCAGATGACGGTGATCCAGCTGTCGTGGATGGGGGTGATGGTGTTTGCTCTGGGCTGGAGGTCCTACACCCTCACCAACAGCTCCATGCTCTACTTCGCTCCAGACCTGGTTTTCAATGA
- the LOC129189515 gene encoding moesin-like isoform X1, which translates to MSASPPTSCDWMLLVEQKNINVRVTSMDAELEFAILPSTTGKQLFDQIVKTIGLRETWFFGLQYQDSKGFSTWLKLNKRVTAQDVKRHNPLLIKFRAKFYPEDVAEELIQEATQHLFFLQVKESILNDDIYCPPETAVLLASYSVQVKHGDFRKDYHVPGYLTREKLLPQRVLEQHKLNKNEWEERIQVWHQEHKGMLREDAIVEYLKIAQDLEMYGINYFSIKNKKGTELWLGVDALGLNIYDKKDKLTPKIGFPWSEIRNISFNDKKFVIKPIDKKSPDFVFYVPRLRINKRILALCMGNHDLYMRRRKPDTIEVQQMKAKAKEEKNKRQMERALLESEKKKRENAEKETEKIARETMELMERLRQIEEQTKRAQDELEEQTRRALELEKERTLAQEEAESLDNDHRAAMQAKAALLQHSQSEMRSQEELATELAELTTKISQLEDAKKKKDEEAMRWQKRAMMVEADLERTKEELKMKIMGIHIQDSLHLHMHDHDETDESSAEASAELMSPDTVRDRSEEERVTEAQKNQRLQKNLKFLSAELAQAVDESKKTPNDLIHAENVKAGRDKYKTLRQIRQGNTKQRIDEFESM; encoded by the exons TCCCCACCAACCTCTTGTGATTGGATGCTCCTGGTTGAACAGAAGAAT ATAAATGTTCGAGTTACGAGCATGGACGCTGAGCTGGAATTTGCCATCCTGCCCAGCAccactggcaaacagctttttgaTCAG ATAGTGAAGACAATCGGGCTGAGGGAAACTTGGTTCTTCGGTCTGCAGTATCAGGACAGTAAAGGATTTTCCACCTGGCTTAAGCTCAACAAGAGG GTGACAGCTCAAGATGTGAAGAGACACAACCCGTTGTTGATTAAGTTCAGGGCCAAGTTTTACCCTGAGGATGTTGCAGAAGAACTCATCCAGGAGGCAACACAGCATCTTTTCTTTCTGCAG GTTAAAGAGAGCATCCTAAATGATGACATCTATTGTCCACCTGAGACCGCCGTGCTGTTGGCCTCTTATTCGGTCCAGGTCAAACATGGAGACTTCAGGAAAGACTACCATGTACCAGGCTACCTAACAAGAGAAAAGCTGTTGCCCCAAAG GGTTTTAGAGCAGCACAAACTGAATAAGAATGAGTGGGAGGAAAGAATCCAAGTGTGGCATCAAGAGCACAAGGGAATGCTGAG GGAGGACGCCATAGTGGAGTACTTGAAGATAGCCCAGGATCTAGAGATGTATGGGATCAACTACTTCAGCATCAAGAACAAGAAAGGAACGGAGCTCTGGTTGGGAGTGGATGCCCTGGGCCTCAACATATATGACAAAAAGGACAA GTTGACCCCAAAGATTGGCTTCCCCTGGAGTGAGATCAGAAATATTTCTTTCAATGACAAGAAGTTTGTCATTAAACCAATTGACAAGAAGTCTCCG GACTTTGTTTTCTATGTACCTCGTCTGCGCATCAACAAACGTATACTGGCGCTGTGCATGGGAAATCACGACTTGTACATGCGCAGACGTAAACCTGACACCATCGAGGTGCAGCAGATGAAGGCCAAAGCCAAAGAGGAGAAGAACAAGAGACAGATGGAGAG GGCTCTGCTCGagagtgagaaaaaaaagcgTGAAAATGCCGAGAAGGAAACAGAGAAGATTGCTCGTGAGACCATGGAGTTGATGGAGAGATTGAGACAGATTGAAGAGCAGACAAAGAGAGCTCAAGATG AGCTGGAGGAGCAGACTCGCAGGGCTCTCGAGTTAGAGAAGGAGAGGACACTCGCACAAGAAGAAGCTGAGAGCCTGGACAATGACCACAGagctgccatgcaggccaaAGCAGCCCTGCTACAACATTCTCAGTCTGAGATGAGAAGTCAGGAAGAACTG GCCACTGAGCTGGCAGAGCTTACAACGAAAATCTCCCAGCTGGAAGAtgccaaaaagaaaaaggacGAGGAGGCAATGCGATGGCAGAAAAGG GCGATGATGGTAGAAGCTGATCTGGAGAGAACCAAAGAGGAGCTCAAGATGAAAATAATGGGGATCCACATCCAGGATTCGCTTCACCTTCACATGCATGATCATGACGAGACAGATGAGAGCAGCGCTGAAGCAAGTGCCGAGCTGATGTCTCCTGACACGGTCCGCGATCGCAGTGAAGAGGAAAGAGTAACAGAGGCCCAGAAGAACCAGAGACTGCAGAAGAACTTGAAG TTCCTGAGCGCCGAGCTGGCTCAAGCTGTAGATGAGAGTAAAAAGACCCCCAATGACCTGATCCACGCTGAGAATGTGAAGGCAGGCCGTGACAAATATAAGACCCTACGTCAGATTCGTCAGGGCAACACCAAGCAGCGCATTGATGAATTTGAGTCCATGTGA
- the LOC129189515 gene encoding moesin-like isoform X3 has product MLQKNSSRRQHSIFSFCRLTPKIGFPWSEIRNISFNDKKFVIKPIDKKSPDFVFYVPRLRINKRILALCMGNHDLYMRRRKPDTIEVQQMKAKAKEEKNKRQMERALLESEKKKRENAEKETEKIARETMELMERLRQIEEQTKRAQDELEEQTRRALELEKERTLAQEEAESLDNDHRAAMQAKAALLQHSQSEMRSQEELATELAELTTKISQLEDAKKKKDEEAMRWQKRAMMVEADLERTKEELKMKIMGIHIQDSLHLHMHDHDETDESSAEASAELMSPDTVRDRSEEERVTEAQKNQRLQKNLKFLSAELAQAVDESKKTPNDLIHAENVKAGRDKYKTLRQIRQGNTKQRIDEFESM; this is encoded by the exons ATGTTGCAGAAGAACTCATCCAGGAGGCAACACAGCATCTTTTCTTTCTGCAG GTTGACCCCAAAGATTGGCTTCCCCTGGAGTGAGATCAGAAATATTTCTTTCAATGACAAGAAGTTTGTCATTAAACCAATTGACAAGAAGTCTCCG GACTTTGTTTTCTATGTACCTCGTCTGCGCATCAACAAACGTATACTGGCGCTGTGCATGGGAAATCACGACTTGTACATGCGCAGACGTAAACCTGACACCATCGAGGTGCAGCAGATGAAGGCCAAAGCCAAAGAGGAGAAGAACAAGAGACAGATGGAGAG GGCTCTGCTCGagagtgagaaaaaaaagcgTGAAAATGCCGAGAAGGAAACAGAGAAGATTGCTCGTGAGACCATGGAGTTGATGGAGAGATTGAGACAGATTGAAGAGCAGACAAAGAGAGCTCAAGATG AGCTGGAGGAGCAGACTCGCAGGGCTCTCGAGTTAGAGAAGGAGAGGACACTCGCACAAGAAGAAGCTGAGAGCCTGGACAATGACCACAGagctgccatgcaggccaaAGCAGCCCTGCTACAACATTCTCAGTCTGAGATGAGAAGTCAGGAAGAACTG GCCACTGAGCTGGCAGAGCTTACAACGAAAATCTCCCAGCTGGAAGAtgccaaaaagaaaaaggacGAGGAGGCAATGCGATGGCAGAAAAGG GCGATGATGGTAGAAGCTGATCTGGAGAGAACCAAAGAGGAGCTCAAGATGAAAATAATGGGGATCCACATCCAGGATTCGCTTCACCTTCACATGCATGATCATGACGAGACAGATGAGAGCAGCGCTGAAGCAAGTGCCGAGCTGATGTCTCCTGACACGGTCCGCGATCGCAGTGAAGAGGAAAGAGTAACAGAGGCCCAGAAGAACCAGAGACTGCAGAAGAACTTGAAG TTCCTGAGCGCCGAGCTGGCTCAAGCTGTAGATGAGAGTAAAAAGACCCCCAATGACCTGATCCACGCTGAGAATGTGAAGGCAGGCCGTGACAAATATAAGACCCTACGTCAGATTCGTCAGGGCAACACCAAGCAGCGCATTGATGAATTTGAGTCCATGTGA
- the LOC129189515 gene encoding moesin-like isoform X2, producing MSAINVRVTSMDAELEFAILPSTTGKQLFDQIVKTIGLRETWFFGLQYQDSKGFSTWLKLNKRVTAQDVKRHNPLLIKFRAKFYPEDVAEELIQEATQHLFFLQVKESILNDDIYCPPETAVLLASYSVQVKHGDFRKDYHVPGYLTREKLLPQRVLEQHKLNKNEWEERIQVWHQEHKGMLREDAIVEYLKIAQDLEMYGINYFSIKNKKGTELWLGVDALGLNIYDKKDKLTPKIGFPWSEIRNISFNDKKFVIKPIDKKSPDFVFYVPRLRINKRILALCMGNHDLYMRRRKPDTIEVQQMKAKAKEEKNKRQMERALLESEKKKRENAEKETEKIARETMELMERLRQIEEQTKRAQDELEEQTRRALELEKERTLAQEEAESLDNDHRAAMQAKAALLQHSQSEMRSQEELATELAELTTKISQLEDAKKKKDEEAMRWQKRAMMVEADLERTKEELKMKIMGIHIQDSLHLHMHDHDETDESSAEASAELMSPDTVRDRSEEERVTEAQKNQRLQKNLKFLSAELAQAVDESKKTPNDLIHAENVKAGRDKYKTLRQIRQGNTKQRIDEFESM from the exons ATAAATGTTCGAGTTACGAGCATGGACGCTGAGCTGGAATTTGCCATCCTGCCCAGCAccactggcaaacagctttttgaTCAG ATAGTGAAGACAATCGGGCTGAGGGAAACTTGGTTCTTCGGTCTGCAGTATCAGGACAGTAAAGGATTTTCCACCTGGCTTAAGCTCAACAAGAGG GTGACAGCTCAAGATGTGAAGAGACACAACCCGTTGTTGATTAAGTTCAGGGCCAAGTTTTACCCTGAGGATGTTGCAGAAGAACTCATCCAGGAGGCAACACAGCATCTTTTCTTTCTGCAG GTTAAAGAGAGCATCCTAAATGATGACATCTATTGTCCACCTGAGACCGCCGTGCTGTTGGCCTCTTATTCGGTCCAGGTCAAACATGGAGACTTCAGGAAAGACTACCATGTACCAGGCTACCTAACAAGAGAAAAGCTGTTGCCCCAAAG GGTTTTAGAGCAGCACAAACTGAATAAGAATGAGTGGGAGGAAAGAATCCAAGTGTGGCATCAAGAGCACAAGGGAATGCTGAG GGAGGACGCCATAGTGGAGTACTTGAAGATAGCCCAGGATCTAGAGATGTATGGGATCAACTACTTCAGCATCAAGAACAAGAAAGGAACGGAGCTCTGGTTGGGAGTGGATGCCCTGGGCCTCAACATATATGACAAAAAGGACAA GTTGACCCCAAAGATTGGCTTCCCCTGGAGTGAGATCAGAAATATTTCTTTCAATGACAAGAAGTTTGTCATTAAACCAATTGACAAGAAGTCTCCG GACTTTGTTTTCTATGTACCTCGTCTGCGCATCAACAAACGTATACTGGCGCTGTGCATGGGAAATCACGACTTGTACATGCGCAGACGTAAACCTGACACCATCGAGGTGCAGCAGATGAAGGCCAAAGCCAAAGAGGAGAAGAACAAGAGACAGATGGAGAG GGCTCTGCTCGagagtgagaaaaaaaagcgTGAAAATGCCGAGAAGGAAACAGAGAAGATTGCTCGTGAGACCATGGAGTTGATGGAGAGATTGAGACAGATTGAAGAGCAGACAAAGAGAGCTCAAGATG AGCTGGAGGAGCAGACTCGCAGGGCTCTCGAGTTAGAGAAGGAGAGGACACTCGCACAAGAAGAAGCTGAGAGCCTGGACAATGACCACAGagctgccatgcaggccaaAGCAGCCCTGCTACAACATTCTCAGTCTGAGATGAGAAGTCAGGAAGAACTG GCCACTGAGCTGGCAGAGCTTACAACGAAAATCTCCCAGCTGGAAGAtgccaaaaagaaaaaggacGAGGAGGCAATGCGATGGCAGAAAAGG GCGATGATGGTAGAAGCTGATCTGGAGAGAACCAAAGAGGAGCTCAAGATGAAAATAATGGGGATCCACATCCAGGATTCGCTTCACCTTCACATGCATGATCATGACGAGACAGATGAGAGCAGCGCTGAAGCAAGTGCCGAGCTGATGTCTCCTGACACGGTCCGCGATCGCAGTGAAGAGGAAAGAGTAACAGAGGCCCAGAAGAACCAGAGACTGCAGAAGAACTTGAAG TTCCTGAGCGCCGAGCTGGCTCAAGCTGTAGATGAGAGTAAAAAGACCCCCAATGACCTGATCCACGCTGAGAATGTGAAGGCAGGCCGTGACAAATATAAGACCCTACGTCAGATTCGTCAGGGCAACACCAAGCAGCGCATTGATGAATTTGAGTCCATGTGA